The window GCGAAACTCGGGCGGACGAGGAGACCTCGCGCAGAGTACGGCCCTGGCGCTGGCGCTGCCGACGCAGCACGTCACCCAGCAGGCGACGGAGCAGAATCATCGGTGGCTCCCTCCTCTGACCGTGTAGCCGTAACCTTCACGCCCCACCGTACCGCCTCGCGCCGCGGCCGTGCGGGGAGCTATGTCGTGTTCACTCAGGGCTGCAAACATCAAATCCCCCCGTTCTGTTCCGTATCCTGCCCCCGCAGATTCTCGCGGAGTTCGCTCGAGAGAAGTTCGAGCACTGTCCGTGCACTCTCCCTACGGATTTCCGTACGGGAGCCGTTCAACCACAGCCGGGCCGTTTTCCTGCCCCGGGGACCCACCACGGCGATGAAAACCGTTCCCACCGGTTGCCCGTCCTGCAGGTCCGGGCCGGCCACTCCGGTCGTCGCGATCCCCCACGACGCCCCCATGATCCGTCGGACGCCGGCGGCCATCTCCTGTGCCACCTGGGCGTTCACCGCGCCCTCGGCGGCCAGCAGATCGGCGTCCACCCCGAGGACCCGGTGCTTGAGCTCGGTCGCGTACGCCGTGACCGAGCCGCGGAACGACTTCGAGGCTCCGGGCACGGAAGTGATTCCCGCGGCGACCATGCCGCCGGTGAGCGACTCGGCGACGGCTACGGTCTGGTCACTCTCCGCGAGCAGTCGCAGTACGTCTCCGGCCACCTCGACGACACCGGCGCCGGCTTCCGCCGCACCGCGGGTCACCGAAAAATCACCCGCGCCGTCCGTCACCTCGCGGCCCGCTCCACGGCCAGCTCCGCGGCGAGGCCCTTGCGGCGCAGGACGACCGCCTGCCGGA of the Streptomyces sp. NBC_01426 genome contains:
- a CDS encoding CinA family protein, with product MTRGAAEAGAGVVEVAGDVLRLLAESDQTVAVAESLTGGMVAAGITSVPGASKSFRGSVTAYATELKHRVLGVDADLLAAEGAVNAQVAQEMAAGVRRIMGASWGIATTGVAGPDLQDGQPVGTVFIAVVGPRGRKTARLWLNGSRTEIRRESARTVLELLSSELRENLRGQDTEQNGGI